The segment TTAAAGGGATGTCATAAGCTGGGTACCCAAACCAAAATTGTTGCAGAATCTTAacatatttataacaaaaacaccataatatatattaaacaggTGTCATCTGaccttccccccccccccccccccccccatttcACAACGTGGGTCCGCCTTTGCAGTGGACAGCTAGGATAAACATTTAATCCTCTATCATGAAGCTTATCTCGGGTTGGAAGTCTGTCCCGAGCCGTTACCCAGACAATGAAGGAATGTTTTTCGAATGTTGAATAAAAACTATGCCAGACACGTTGAAAATGAACTTGTAAGGACTCTCAAGTGTGGGATGAGGAAAAATCCGAAGGAGTGACAGTAGGTGAGTTCCTCCAAACAAACATGTCATTCTGCAATGAATTAGTGTTTGGTGGTTCAGTAGGCAAGCACTCTCGAAACAACACCAATATTGGGGGTCTCCCCCTAGATAATGTGCATCTTCCACTAAACACCGCGTCTGAAACCATAGAGGAAGCACCACTTCCAATCACCCTAGGTCCATTGGCTCCGGAAATCTGTAATAAATGACCAGATCTGTCCAATTGTCATGTCAAAACAGAGTCGATATCCCATTGTTGACATTACACAGAAGGAAAAGTCGTGCCAAATTGAGAAGTTTCATCAGACGCCTCCGAATCTACAAGCATGTGACCTGAAAATCTGAGGTCCAAAATAATCGGCCCGCAATAATGTGCTAGATATTTgtttaaaaatggaaagtggGATGAAATATTTAACTtagaaaaactataatttttaggACAgactaaaaatatgaaaataaccATGTCCAACTCATATGTATTTAGCAGAAATTTATGTTTAACTGTTTAAATACTATTAAAGTATGATCATATTGTTCTTTTTACCTTAGTATGCCATTttctttactaacattgcatgtttcattaaggacaatcaagtaatattaataacacatctatattgggtcattttttcagatccagcccacatcaaatctcttttgggccatttgggccgattaagaaatcaaatccaattctcacattttttttcctttgggcaattgagtccaagttcaaataattttttttcaactattcttaattatgatctttttattttcttaatataatttaagcattcataaaaaatatttaattttttcattgaaaactataaatctttattaaaagtatataatttgttttattaaaatattaaccacataataaaattaatttatcagagttataccaacttaattcattaaaaaaataaaatttaattctttaaatagtcatttaaaatgaaatacgataaataaaaagtttaagtcttttataaaataaaatacaaatatatgaaacatgacatttactaaatatttgtcaattgaaaaaaaaataataataaatccgCGCttcggatcaaaatctagttttatatTAAAGTATTTACTTAACTTCGAATGGACTTAAAGTGAAATTTTACAGACCGTTATTGGACTTAAGTGTTGGGGGATTGAGGCCTAATTTTCATGGCCCAATACATTTTCTCGTCCTATATTGCATTTGACGGGAGACACCACATTATCTCCAGTCTCCACCGCGGTTCGCTGGTCTCAGTCATGCAGTATATAGAGATCTACGTCCATGCATGTATATTCAGATGCACGTATGTATGCATAATTAATTATGCTATAccatttatttttagaaaataaatcatGTGAACGGGAAGACTACAAACCTTAAATTAAGGATCACCGCATGACCTTTTCTCCGAACTCCATATTTAAACATTCCTCAAACAAAAACACCAAAGCTCTCTCTCATGATCTATCTTTTAGCTCTCTTTATTTTTCTTCGTGTTACCTTCTTCTCATTCttctgaccaaaaaaaaatcctttaattaaactatatttattcttttgttttgtggGGGAAGACTAAATGGTTGTCTCCGATCCTCATCTGCAGGAAATCATATTGAATCAAATCGAATAGTGGAAATTTTTTAGGAACCAAATTAAATCAGAACAGTATATATCAAGAAAACAAATATGGTTTTgaaagaggaggagaagaaagcTGAAGAAACTTCAGAAGATCAAAAGGGAAAAGGGACGTTAAGCAGAAAGAACAGCCACAGCTCTTTGTGTCCGACAGATGATGACGATGAAGACGAAGACAGGAAGCTTGAGCTTGGTCCCATGATCGCTCTCAAAGAACAGCTCGAGAAAGACAAGGTTTTGATCTCTCATGTCCTGTTTGattaaattataataacacATAGCATTTTGGCTATGCTACTATGTTAGTCCACAAATGTTACATATTTggttttttattcttttaatgTTCTTTATCTGACCTACATAATAATAGGTGAATTTTGTTTACAAAACCTAGACGACAGTCTAATCACTTTTTGGTACCATTGAAATAATTGTTTAGGATGATGAAAGCTTGAGGAGATGGAAAGAACAACTTCTAGGCAGTGTGGATATGGAGGACGTTGGAGGTAAACCAATTTGTAGTACCCATTTTAGCTCTATCgtttaataacaaataaatcCGGTTTAAAGAGAATTCCAATTGATTACATTATTGTTTTTTCTTGTGtgcaaataatatatatttttgtgtatGTATTTGTAATTTAAttgaataacaaaatatatatacagaGACTCCGGATCCGGTGGTAAAGATAATGTACTTAACAATTAGGTCACCGGATAGAGAAGACATGGTATTGACGGTACCTGAAGACGGTAACCCGACATCGAAAGGACCATGGTTCACTCTCAAAGAAGGCTCTAAGTACACTCTTGTATTTACTTTCCGTGTGACCAACAACATTGTGTCCGGCCTCCGGTACAGCAACTCAGTTTGGAAGACCGGACTCAAGGGTATTTTTTGTGTCTTTGACGCACTCGTGTACCACACTTAAGTACAACAACATTTTGAAGCTTTTTCGctaatttttctctcttttgatGAGAACAGTGTATAGTAGAAAGGAGATGCTAGGAACGTTTAGTCCACAGGCGGAACCGTATACCCATGTCATGTTTGAAGAATCGACACCGTCTGGTATGCTTGTTAGAGGCTCCTATTCCGTTAAATCTAAGGTaccaaaatcaaaaaaatcaaaacttattTTCATATTGTTAGTTCAACATAACTAAATACCATTTCCAGTTCTGCGGTAACTTATAATCGTATCTTCAACTGTTACTCCGTTTTTTTTAACTTGCTATAATAAATTGGCAAAATGAAACAATTTAGATACATTGGaaaattattactattttcCTCTTGATAGCTAGAAGCGATTGTTCCGAAATTAAGAAGACCATCTTCAGTTTGCAAATTATTTTGTCTTATTACTGCTTTTCAGTTCGTAGACGACGACAATAAGTGCTACCTGGAGAACAACTACACCTTCGACATTCGCAAGAATTGGCTGTGATCCTTCACATAAGTTACTGGAAGAAGAAATACATAACATATTAGTATATTATTCATAAttgtttcatattttgttgTCTATCTTTAATTCAAATTGGTTTTAATTAAATGTTTGTTCATACACATGTTCAAATACTTCATCCTTTcataaaaaaatgtcattttgacatttttcacacatattaaaaaaatgattgaaatatttttaagttcttattaattatacatattcaaccaatagtattttagataaatgaaattatttataaaattaatgtattttagttaattaatattaagctGGAAATtgcattgaaattttaaaacgatatatttttttgtaacaagaaaaaaatattaaaacgatatttaatatgaaaaaGAAAGAGTATACATTTTGCCAACCGGAAACATGTTAATAAATGCATATTGATGAAATAAAACATGGAAGAAAGTTGttgaccagaaaaaaaaaatcatactataCTAATACTAGAAGAGAGCATTTAAGGAGATTGTACACTTCAAGAAACAGTGAATGCTTTACTTAAATGCATTTTGGGGCACTGCACTATCGATCTCGTTTGACTCTTGTGAATAAAATCACTAGATACTAACCAAATCAACAGATCTATATTCGTATATCGTGACAAAACCTCTATTTATAAAAACCAATAACATTCTCAAAGATACAAACGTCAACTCTCTCACAAACCAAAACTAACTTTCAGCATGAAGAACACCTACAAGTTCCAAAGCCTCTTTTCTTCTCTCATCTTCCTCCTATTCCTCTTCACACTCCTATCAATTTCGAGAACCAACGCACTCAACTCCCGTGGCGGCTGCCGACATCCGCCGTCGCAAACCAGCTGTAAGACATGCATGGCGGAGCAGATGAACTACGTCTGCCCCAAGTGTGTGCCGGTGCTCCGGTGCATGGCTCGTTGCCTTTGGGGTGGTGTATCTCAGAGGACATGCACTACTACATGCGGCTGCGACACCATGGCCAAGCCCTCGCTTCTGGAATGTAAACGCTGTGTTTCTAGGTGTAAGTGTAGCTGTGCGGATTAGGAACTTAGCGGCTTAATGCTCTCTTTGATGTTGCAATAACATGTTGAATAATGTTGGATCTTTGTTGTTTAACTTTATGTTTTATAATGTTGAATGCTTACCTATATactataattcatatattactgATATCCCTACAGCTTCTCCTAAGATAAAGAGTAAAGAGACATATACATGATATCCCTACAGCTTCTCCTAAGATAAACAACTCATAGGATATCTGGATGAGGCTAAGCCGAGATAAATAGAACCGAAGTTTTACCTTTAGatatttcaactttttttttgtcaacagatAATTCaacttaaatttgaaaattagagATTTTCTTAAAAGGGGTGTatatttattgttattatttatacaggccagttttttttttttttttgaaacactgaaTTGATTAATAGAAAAGAGTTAGTTGTGGGCATTAACAGCACCAACAACCACACATTGTACTGATGCAATTAAGGCATCTTTGGCTAACAAGTCTGCAATGGTGTTCCTCTCCCGAGGGATCCACACGAAACAAACAAATTCAAAAGCAAGAGAGCAAGCTAATATATCAGAAACAACGCCATGAAGTTCCGGGACACTCGACTTCGAGTTGACAATCTTGATTAGTTGAGCGGAGTCCGACTCAAACCTCAACTTCTTTATCTTCATTCTTTTGCAGGTGAGGATCGCATCTCGTAGCGCTAGAGCTTCGGCCATCAATGGCGATGTAACAAACTCCACATGACCTTTGAAAGTCTGGTTTGTTGGTCGACCTAGTCGGATCCATCCTAACCCTGCAACCTGTCGGGAAGCCTCCCACGCTGCATCCGTCCGTACTACTATCGCATCGCAGGGGCTCGGTTGTTCCATTCTCGGTTCTCCTTTATGATGAACTATCTCCAAATTCTGATCGCTGCTCCATTCCCTCGCCATCTTTATAGCAGTCGTCAAGACGTCCTCCGGACGAGAGGGAAACCCTTCAAAGACAAACCGATTCCGGGATTTCCACAGATTCCAAATGATCCACAAGAACAGAGATCCTGAAGCAACCCCTGACGGAGGCAAGGATAAAATTGCACAAAGATCATTCCAGGAAGTCACTAAATCTAACATTCCGCTGCATTCCACATCCTTATCTAGAGGGGCCAGTCTCCATACTTTACGAGCAAAAGGGCAGTGAAATAACAGATGAGTGATAGATTCGGTACAACCACAACGCTTGCATTGGGGATCATAGGGACATGTCTCTCGACTAACCGTTCTCCCACAGGGAGTGCGCCTTTTAAGACTTTCCATGCGAACAGCTTCACTTTTGGCGCACAGTCCATGTTCCACACGTTTTttgtccagttgaaatcttgaACTATAAATTCATCAGCTCTATCAACATCTTCCTCCACCGCCGTGTAGTATCCAGATTTAACGGAATACTCTCCCATCTTTGTTCCCAACCACACCAGTGTGTCCGGAGCCCCGGTTACACTTTGCTTTATACTGAGAATGCGATCCTCATACTCCGGGAGAATGGCCTGGATGCGCTCCCTGTTCCACTGATTACCACCTGATACCATGAGGTCCGCAACCGTAAGCTCAGCAGCTTGCTCAGTTGGGGGTCCTATTGGGCTCTCTCGCTTGGTCGTAGCGAGCCAAGGGTCGCGCCACACATTAATAGCTCTTCCATCTCCTACAACCCAGCCCATGTTTTCCAGCAGAAGATCTCGGCCAATGAGAATGCCTCGCCATCCATGCGACATGGTAGATGAGGCCGTAGCGTTGAGGATCGTACCTTCAGGGCAGTATTTTCCCAGTAGCGTTTTACAGAGGAGGCTGTCTGGTTTCTGGTACATTCGCCAACCAATCTTAGCTAGTAGGGAGTCATTGAACTTCTGGAAATCTCTGAACCCCAGACCTCCACACGATTTTGGTTTAGCTATTCGATCCCATGCCACCCATGCCATCTTCTTTTCATTCTCGTTACTTTCCCACCAGAACCGAGTCACAATTGATTGGATTCTCTTACATAATGACACAGGCAATTTGAAGCATGTCATCGAGTATGAGGGTATGGGTGACAGCACACTCTGAATCATTACGAGCTTCCCTGCTGAAGAGAGGAACTTTGTAGACCAGCCTCGAGCTTTTTGCTGAATACGATCGAGAATAGTGGCGAACAGATCCCGCTTTCTGCGTCCAAATTGTTCCGGGAGTCCCAGGTATTTCCCGACTCCCCCCTCTTTCTGAATTTGGAGTTCTTGCTTCACCATATCTTTTAGCTCAGCGGGTGCTTTCCGGGAAAAAGTTATTGCCGACTTCTCTTTGTTTATAGTCTGTCCCGAGGCTAGTTCGTACCGGTTCAATAAAGACTGGAGAGCTTTACAGTTGTTCTTGTTTGCTTGTAAGAAGAACATCGTGTCGTCCGCGAACAATAGATGTGAGATCCGGGGGCATCCGCGCGCGACTTGAAGGCCTTGTAGTGAACCTTCTTCCTGCGCTCTGTTACATAATCCCGAGAGGACTTCACTACACATAATAAATATGTAGGGAGAGAGGGGGTCGCCTTGGCGAATTCCTCTGCTCGGTACTACCTTCTCTCTAGGCAAGCCGTTGATGAGGAAGGAGTATGTGACAGTCGATATGCATTGCATAGTTGCCCTTATCCAGTCCCGGTGGAAACCCAACCGTTTGAGGACTAGTGCTATAAAATCCCACTCTAATCGGTCGTAGGCCTTGCTCATATCCGTCTTAACCGCCATTGCGCACTGCTGTTCCGCTTTAGAGGTTTTCAGGTAATGAAGGACCTCGTGGGTGATGAGAACATTATCTCCAATTGCTCACCCCGGAACAAAAGCGGACTGATTTTCCGAGATAAGCTTGTCCATCAATGGTTGTAGTCTCCGGGTGAGCAGCTTCGAGTAAATCTTGTAATAGACATTACACAAAGCTATGGGCCTATAGTCAGAGACCTTCTGTGGCTTATTGATCTTCGGTATAAGCCGAATGTTGGTGTCATTGACATTCGGGGGAAGCGGATTCCCGCTGAAAAATCCTTGCACTTCTCTGACTATATCAGGTCCGAGTGTACCCCAGTGGGTCTGGAAGAATCCCGCTGAGAAACCATCCGGCCCCGGGGCCTTATCGGCGTTAATGGAGAAGGCTGCCTCCTTTATCTCTATAGGCGTCGGGATAGTGATCAGCTGCATGTTTTCCTCATCCGAGATAATGGGGTGGAGAGCCAAGTTAACTGTATCTTCTCTATCCCCTGGTATGGATGAGAATAGTTTTTGAAAGTATTCACCAATAACTTCAACTATCTCTTCCTCTCGATACACCAGCTCTCCGCTCTCCTTCTCCAAGACTGAGAAAGCATTTAGTCTTTTCCTCGTTTTAGTGATCGCGTGGAAGTATCCTGTGTTGCGGTCTCCAAGCTTCAGCCACAGCAACCTACTTCATTGCCTCCAAAACTCTTCTTCGGCTAAGTACGCTTTGCTGAGGTCTTTAGAGATTTCTTGGATAAGAGCAGTGTCATTTACAGAACTTGCCAGAGCCGCATTGAGTTCCTCCTTCTTCTGTGCAATTATTTTCCGGCTATTACGCTGTTGGGTACGGTTCCAGGCCGATATTGCGCTTCTGGTGGTCGCCAGTCTCTCCATAACTGATGCATCCGGGTCGTCTACCCAGGCCTCCGCTATCACTTTCTTAGCCTCTTCATTTTTGCAGAGTCTCCGGTCATAACGAAAGAGGCCTTTTCTGCGCTTACCTCCTTTATCAAAGAAAGTTAGGAGTGGCATATGATCTGAACTCTCAAATCCAAGATATTGACATCTAGCTGTTGGGAAGCACTCCGCCCATAAGGTGTTTGCCGCCACTCTGTCCAATCTGCATCGGACCAGGTGATCTCCTCGCTTGCCTCTCCAAGACAGTGGATCTCCCGAGTGCTGTAGATCAAAGAGATCTCCCTCCGAGAAAAAAGTACGCATATCCGCAAACGATCCCTCCGGTCTGATAGTACCCCCGTCCTTCTCATCTCCACATAGAATATCATTTAAATCTCCCGTGATGAACCACGGGGCTTCGCGGGCTGTGGCAATAGAGAGAAGATGATCCCATAGGAGTTTCCTTTGCGTTCTGTCCGGATTCCCGTAAACAAATGACGAATAAAACTGTTTTCCTTCAAATTCAATCAAAGTGTCTATTACATTCGGACTAGACTCCAATATTTGAAGATTAAGATCCTGATTCCAAAATAGTCCTAAGCCGCCAGCACCATGACCTGTTGGTGGAACCAAGTGCGAGCAGTCATATCGCAAATGCTCTAGTTTCTTCATGACGAACTCATTGGGGTTTTTTGTTTCCATAAGAAAGAGAATATCAGGGTCGAACTCCTTTGATATCTCTCCCAATCTTCGAACTGTCCAAGGATTCCCCAAACCTTGGCAGTTCCAGCTTGCGATAGCTAAGGAACGAGGTTGGATTGGATTCGAAAATCCATCCTCCTCCTTGTCGAACGCGGGATCATGTTGCATATAGGCATATTATCAGATGTATTGCTATCAGCCCCGTGTGGAACCCCAACACGAGCTGAGTCGCCCTTGCCTCTAGCAGCTTTCGCACTTTTCCCATTTCCTTCTATCTGGAGCTTTTTCCTACAGTTTGGTTGCTTGGTCTGCTGCACCTTTCGCTTTTTGGAGCTTGCTCCTGGTAACAAACTAGGGCTTCCATTAACTCTTCTTTTTCCCGGAGGCCTACCCGGCTTTCTCTTCTGAGCCTTCTCCGGTACAATGCTGTCTTGGGTATCTTGTACAAGGGTGCTCTTATGAGGTCCTAATCTGTTTACGATTGGTATCCTCTCATTCTGATCCTTGCTAGTAGCCTGTTCTGCTGTAGAATCAATGCTTTTATCCAGGGGCAACTGTCCCAGTCTAGCAGCGATTGGGACTCGGTCCTCTGAGCTAGGAACTTTTCCGGTCTGGCTATCAGCTGTTTCTTTGCGTGTGAGAGAGGCACGCACAATTTTGGCGGCTGATTCCTCGATTTGTCCTTTTGCTTCAGCTAGTCTTACTCTTTCCCTCCGCGCAGCACTCTCTGTGGGATCAGCACAATTTGTGTACTGTGACATAACTTCACGTACTTCCCCTATTGCCTCATCCATAGCATCTTGAGGAAGCGTcttatctcttcttcttctacagGGAATCCCCTGGTTTTTCGAGTTAAGGTGATTTCTAGCATCAGTTACATCCTCCTTACTCCCAAGATCCCGATATCTTGGGGGAGAAGCTTCAGTTTCTTTTGCTACATGTCGCGGTCTGGAGAAGCTTTTTGGAGAAGAGGCTGAGTGGGAATCCCCACGACCTTTCCTATGCTCCTCACGGTAATAGTCGGTTCGGGGTAGCTCAGCACTATGTCGGGATCGGTCACTATTGTAGTGATCCTTCCGTTGCCACTCCTGTCTGTTGAGGCTCATATAGCTGTGATAGGGTCTCTCCTCCCCATCTCGAGCTCTTGACAGTTGAGATCGCTGCTGATACTGGTTCCTTAATGGAGGTCTGGACTGCTCCTCACGCGAAGAGGTGATTCTTCGTGTCTCTCCCCTTTTCAACTGGTTTCTTGGAGCTAGTTGCTCCCTACTAACTTCTGCCTCATTGCTTCCCTGCCCCTTCGCTTGGGTAGCCAGTAAGGCTTTCTTCTCGTGCTTAGCTTCCAAGCAGTCTCTGATATCGTGGTCGAGTCTGCAACACTTCAAGCAGTGTCTATCTAACTTCTCATACACCAAAGTTGCTATGACTTCATCTCCATTTGGATATTCCAGAGTAGTTGACTTTATTAGAGGAAGCCTCCCATTAACATGAACTCTCATACGGAAGGTTAATGCTGTGACTTCCGCAGTTTCATATGTGCCTATATCTTCTCCTATACACCGAGCAGCTTCTTCAGTCCAAAGGTGAACTGGAATACCTTGTATTGTAATCCAAAAGGGAATCATTGAGGGGAACGTAGGGGAAATAGTAGGCACCCATCGTTCAAGGATAATCATCCACCTCGCATAGTGGTAAGGCTGCTTAGCCAGAACCGTTAGCAAATCAGATTCCAGCTCGAACTGAAACTGAAACATACCCGAGCCCAAGTCTGAGCCAATAGGTGGGACATCCGCCTTCCAATGGTCTATGAAGAACGGTATGAGTGACCAAACTTTTTGAGCCGAGGGGTTTGTCACTTTACCGATGAGTGTTAGCGAGTGTTTTTTAAGCAGGTCGGAGTTGTCCGGTTCAGGGAGGCGGACTCTTGCTGTTCGTGGGGCCGGGCGGTGCTCTAGGGCCACCGCTTTACCTTTCTCTGCAAGTGACAGTCTTCTGTGCATGACGACTTTCTTCTAGCAGGGGAAGAGATAATCTGAGACTGAGATGTTGAATCTTGGCAAGAGCTTGTGAACTACACTCAGTAATCACTGGTGGTTTTGGTTGAATCCAACCCGAGCTTTTAACAGTCCACCGGTCCAAGGCTTTGAAAATTCTCCTATATGCGCTTCATCTCCGGTAGTTTATCTCGCAGCTTCATGATCTTTGCTTGCAGGAGGACTTCCGATGGGAGCTAGCGGCGTTGACGGTCCCTCCGACCCGGGTCGGGGGAAGAACCCGGCGGTTGAAGGAGCAGAGAAATGAGTTATCCGCTGGTTTCTGCTACTTTAGGGAATAATTTGAAAAAAGCTAGCTTTTTGCAGTAGATCGCGCCCCAAAACAGGAATAAAGTCAGCGGTTAAAAGCCTGGGTTAAGAAGTCAGCTGGGTAAAGACTTCCTTAGTATCCCGTGCCCGGGAGCGTTTTTAGATAGGGACTGATTTGTGTATATACAGGCCAGTTTAATAACAAGAAATACATTATAGGATGGTAACAGATAGAAAAAACTCTGTACTCTCTGTGTTAGGcaaagaaaaaagaacaaaatatccacaaagaaaaaatggaaagaCTAACTCGAGTATTAACCACACACAAATTATAGTCTCGTAGCCAAAAGAA is part of the Brassica rapa cultivar Chiifu-401-42 chromosome A09, CAAS_Brap_v3.01, whole genome shotgun sequence genome and harbors:
- the LOC103843157 gene encoding rho GDP-dissociation inhibitor 1-like; this encodes MVLKEEEKKAEETSEDQKGKGTLSRKNSHSSLCPTDDDDEDEDRKLELGPMIALKEQLEKDKDDESLRRWKEQLLGSVDMEDVGETPDPVVKIMYLTIRSPDREDMVLTVPEDGNPTSKGPWFTLKEGSKYTLVFTFRVTNNIVSGLRYSNSVWKTGLKVYSRKEMLGTFSPQAEPYTHVMFEESTPSGMLVRGSYSVKSKFVDDDNKCYLENNYTFDIRKNWL
- the LOC103843158 gene encoding uncharacterized protein LOC103843158, with product MKNTYKFQSLFSSLIFLLFLFTLLSISRTNALNSRGGCRHPPSQTSCKTCMAEQMNYVCPKCVPVLRCMARCLWGGVSQRTCTTTCGCDTMAKPSLLECKRCVSRCKCSCAD
- the LOC103843204 gene encoding uncharacterized protein LOC103843204 gives rise to the protein MAREWSSDQNLEIVHHKGEPRMEQPSPCDAIVVRTDAAWEASRQVAGLGWIRLGRPTNQTFKGHVEFVTSPLMAEALALRDAILTCKRMKIKKLRFESDSAQLIKIVNSKSSVPELHGVVSDILACSLAFEFVCFVWIPRERNTIADLLAKDALIASVQCVVVGAVNAHN